One genomic window of Actinoalloteichus hoggarensis includes the following:
- a CDS encoding polymorphic toxin-type HINT domain-containing protein yields MADGTSTAIEDVRLGDEVLATDPTTGESGPRRVTALIVGDGVKDLVEIDIVSGGDGSAVGSVVATDGHPFWAANLDRWVDASDLEPGHEFETADHRPAEVGGTRTWTQVRRVYNLTVDGLHTYYVETGDTPVLVHNCGEASDDLLDFADEALMV; encoded by the coding sequence ATGGCCGACGGGACGTCGACGGCGATCGAGGACGTCCGCCTGGGCGACGAGGTCCTGGCCACCGACCCGACCACGGGGGAGTCCGGGCCGCGTCGGGTGACGGCGTTGATCGTCGGCGACGGTGTGAAGGACCTCGTCGAGATCGACATCGTCAGTGGGGGCGATGGTTCCGCGGTGGGGTCGGTGGTCGCCACCGACGGCCACCCCTTCTGGGCCGCCAATCTCGACCGCTGGGTCGATGCCAGCGACCTAGAACCGGGTCACGAGTTCGAGACCGCCGACCACCGCCCGGCCGAAGTCGGCGGAACACGAACCTGGACTCAGGTCCGCCGCGTCTACAACCTCACTGTCGACGGACTCCACACCTACTATGTGGAAACCGGCGACACACCGGTACTCGTACACAACTGCGGTGAAGCATCCGATGACCTACTCGACTTCGCAGACGAGGCGCTGATGGTGTGA
- a CDS encoding GNAT family N-acetyltransferase yields MPDLGPVAWPPAPIRTERLVLRESEARDRAAVIELFASPEVGTYVGGARPRDELERTVPEVPGRRPGFFVVECDGAMVGMITLDRRDAASPGPARPDAGEAELGYLFLPEAWGRGYAAEACRAVLGWFADALPGERVVLCTQSANERAMRVAAKLGFTEVERFQAYGAEQWFGVWSPVAPG; encoded by the coding sequence ATGCCTGATCTCGGACCCGTCGCCTGGCCGCCTGCCCCGATCCGGACCGAGCGGTTGGTACTCCGCGAATCCGAGGCCCGGGACCGTGCGGCGGTCATCGAGCTGTTCGCCTCGCCAGAGGTGGGCACCTACGTCGGTGGTGCTCGACCGCGTGACGAGCTTGAGCGCACGGTGCCTGAGGTACCCGGGCGGCGCCCCGGCTTCTTCGTGGTCGAGTGTGACGGAGCGATGGTCGGGATGATCACGCTCGATCGGCGCGACGCGGCGAGCCCCGGCCCGGCCCGTCCGGATGCCGGGGAGGCCGAGCTCGGCTACCTGTTCCTCCCGGAGGCGTGGGGACGCGGATACGCTGCCGAGGCGTGCAGAGCGGTGCTCGGCTGGTTCGCCGACGCTCTTCCCGGCGAGCGGGTGGTGCTCTGCACCCAGTCCGCCAACGAACGTGCGATGCGCGTCGCGGCGAAGCTGGGATTCACCGAGGTGGAGAGGTTCCAGGCATACGGCGCCGAGCAGTGGTTCGGTGTGTGGTCCCCGGTCGCGCCCGGCTGA
- a CDS encoding fluoroquinolone transporter permease — protein MARTFAAFGRNDLRGAGRDTLLVGMCLAPLVWIAAVRFGTPPVTRMLAEDLRFDLVPYHPLIVVGFLLLTTPIVIGGVAALLVLDERDAGTLTAIRVAPVSLGAYIAYRSVTAVGITLIYVLGTVSASGLFRLSLLPTLIPIGVLTGLSALAIALTILAMAKNKVEGLAAIRALGIVVAGLPLLPSFIDSPWSMAFGLLPTYWPAQAFLAVSDGTPWWPYLVGGLVYHLLTLWPLYRRFSRTAW, from the coding sequence ATGGCGCGGACCTTCGCGGCCTTCGGCCGCAATGACCTTCGGGGTGCCGGGCGCGACACTCTGCTGGTCGGGATGTGCCTGGCGCCGTTGGTGTGGATCGCCGCGGTCCGCTTCGGCACGCCCCCGGTCACGCGGATGCTGGCCGAGGACCTCCGGTTCGACCTGGTGCCCTACCACCCACTCATCGTCGTCGGATTCCTGCTGCTCACCACCCCGATCGTGATCGGTGGTGTCGCGGCGTTGCTGGTACTCGACGAACGAGACGCGGGCACCCTCACCGCGATCCGGGTCGCGCCGGTGTCATTAGGCGCCTACATCGCCTATCGATCGGTGACCGCTGTCGGGATCACCCTGATCTACGTGCTCGGCACGGTGTCGGCCAGCGGCCTGTTTCGGCTCTCGCTACTGCCGACGCTCATTCCGATCGGTGTGCTGACCGGACTGTCCGCCCTGGCGATCGCCCTGACGATCCTGGCGATGGCCAAGAACAAGGTCGAAGGACTCGCCGCCATTCGCGCCCTCGGCATCGTGGTCGCCGGGCTGCCGCTGCTGCCGTCCTTCATCGACTCGCCTTGGAGCATGGCGTTCGGGTTGCTGCCCACCTACTGGCCTGCGCAGGCGTTTCTCGCCGTGAGTGACGGAACGCCCTGGTGGCCGTACCTCGTGGGCGGCCTCGTCTACCACCTGTTGACCCTCTGGCCGTTGTATCGCCGGTTCAGCCGGACGGCGTGGTGA
- a CDS encoding fluoroquinolone transporter permease has translation MSRLGTALRLEFTLQRRYRFLHAAVFSGVLWLALLLPMPGDMRSAVEPYVILGDLMIVGFFFVAGAVFFEKGERTLDAVVTTPLRFHEYLASKVILLTGLSVLLAVFVATVTHGAGYHLPLLLLGATLGTVLMLLLGFITVLPFHSISDWFMPAVIPIAVFNLPVLGYSGLWESPWLHLVPTYGPLLFLGAAFDQTSLTGWQLGYGVVYPLIFAAGMWLAARRLFDRYLIAKTGGA, from the coding sequence ATGAGCCGCCTGGGAACGGCGCTGCGACTGGAGTTCACGTTACAGCGGCGCTATCGGTTCCTGCACGCCGCGGTGTTCTCCGGTGTGCTCTGGTTGGCGCTGCTGCTGCCGATGCCCGGCGATATGCGGTCGGCAGTCGAACCGTACGTGATTCTCGGTGACCTGATGATCGTCGGATTCTTCTTCGTCGCCGGGGCGGTCTTCTTCGAGAAGGGGGAGCGGACGCTGGATGCCGTGGTGACGACGCCGCTGCGGTTCCACGAGTACCTCGCGTCGAAGGTGATCCTGCTGACCGGACTCTCCGTCCTGTTGGCCGTGTTCGTCGCCACGGTGACTCACGGGGCGGGCTACCACCTGCCGTTACTGCTTCTCGGGGCGACGCTGGGGACCGTGCTGATGCTGCTCCTCGGCTTCATCACCGTTCTCCCGTTTCACTCGATCAGCGACTGGTTCATGCCCGCCGTCATCCCGATCGCGGTCTTCAACCTCCCGGTTCTCGGTTACTCCGGCCTCTGGGAGTCACCCTGGCTCCACCTCGTTCCGACCTACGGCCCGCTGCTCTTCCTGGGAGCGGCCTTCGACCAGACGTCCCTGACCGGCTGGCAGCTGGGGTATGGCGTCGTCTATCCACTGATCTTCGCCGCAGGCATGTGGCTGGCGGCCCGACGCCTGTTCGACAGGTACCTCATCGCCAAGACCGGAGGTGCCTGA
- a CDS encoding ABC transporter ATP-binding protein, which yields MTVIEVDGLTFTYPGAAEPAVRGMDFAVDGGEIFGFLGPSGAGKSTTQKILIGLLTGHGGSVSVWGREPADWGQDYYQRVGVSFELPNHYQKLTALENLDFFASLYGRATRDPMELLDAVGLAAEANTRVGKFSKGMQMRLVLVRALLHDADLLFLDEPTSGLDPVNARKVKDIVLDERARGKTIFLTTHDMVTADQLCDRVAFVVDGRIVALDSPKELKVRRSLRQVRVEYRDDTQALTGRSFPLDSLADDPEFLKLLRTERIETIHSGEATLDDVFVEATGRSLT from the coding sequence ATGACTGTGATCGAGGTGGACGGATTGACCTTCACCTACCCCGGCGCTGCCGAACCAGCGGTGCGGGGCATGGATTTCGCCGTGGACGGCGGTGAGATCTTCGGGTTCCTGGGGCCGAGCGGCGCGGGGAAGTCGACCACGCAGAAGATCCTGATCGGTCTGCTGACCGGACACGGCGGTTCGGTCTCGGTGTGGGGACGGGAACCGGCGGACTGGGGGCAGGACTACTACCAGCGTGTCGGAGTGTCCTTCGAACTGCCCAACCACTACCAGAAGCTGACCGCGCTGGAGAACCTGGACTTCTTCGCCTCGCTCTACGGCCGGGCCACCCGCGACCCGATGGAACTGCTCGACGCCGTGGGGCTGGCCGCCGAGGCGAATACTCGAGTCGGGAAGTTCTCCAAGGGCATGCAGATGCGCCTCGTCCTCGTACGGGCACTGCTGCACGACGCCGATCTGCTGTTCCTGGACGAGCCGACGTCAGGACTGGACCCGGTCAACGCACGCAAGGTCAAGGACATCGTGCTCGACGAGAGGGCCCGAGGTAAGACGATCTTCTTGACCACGCACGACATGGTCACGGCGGATCAGCTCTGTGACCGAGTCGCCTTCGTCGTGGACGGCAGGATCGTGGCGCTCGACTCACCGAAGGAACTGAAGGTGCGGCGCAGCCTGCGGCAGGTACGGGTCGAATATCGTGACGACACGCAGGCACTGACCGGTCGCAGCTTCCCGCTCGACTCGCTGGCGGACGATCCCGAGTTCCTGAAGCTGCTGCGCACCGAGCGGATCGAGACCATCCACAGTGGCGAGGCCACGCTCGACGACGTCTTCGTGGAGGCCACCGGTCGGAGCCTGACATGA
- a CDS encoding GbsR/MarR family transcriptional regulator translates to MTNPMDAAERLALTFTQGGMQRTTARVMSALLFADQETTTAGELADRLQISPGTVSTALKNLFTVGLIERVPAPGSRREHFRFRDDAWTTLMSSKNTTLKVMQDAAQEGIDAAGEDSIAGRRLIEMRDFYSYLMTELPAVIDRWTSGEIERGGRGRHTPRQA, encoded by the coding sequence ATGACCAACCCGATGGACGCCGCCGAGCGGCTCGCGTTGACGTTCACCCAGGGCGGCATGCAACGGACGACCGCGCGGGTCATGAGCGCGTTGCTGTTCGCGGATCAGGAGACGACCACCGCAGGCGAGCTGGCCGACCGCCTCCAGATCAGCCCGGGCACGGTGTCCACGGCCCTCAAGAACCTCTTCACCGTCGGACTCATCGAGCGCGTTCCGGCCCCCGGCAGCCGTCGGGAGCACTTCCGCTTCCGCGATGACGCGTGGACGACGTTGATGTCCAGCAAGAACACGACCCTCAAGGTCATGCAGGACGCCGCGCAGGAGGGCATCGACGCCGCAGGAGAGGACAGCATCGCAGGTCGTCGACTCATCGAGATGCGCGACTTCTACAGCTACCTCATGACTGAACTGCCTGCGGTGATCGACCGGTGGACCTCCGGTGAGATCGAACGCGGCGGGAGAGGCCGACATACCCCACGCCAGGCCTGA
- a CDS encoding aminoglycoside phosphotransferase family protein, translating to MTDTEIEVTPDLVRDLLREQHPDLAGLVVREVAGGWGNQMWRLGDELAVRMQRRDPTPEPQLKERRWLPVLAPHLPLPVPTPVRFGEPSERFPKHWTVTTWVHGEPLDLGSISRGAHAADTLADFLRALHVSAPAEAPTATDRGAHPRDCTGGFEDFRQAVALDDLAADVRAVWDDAVAAPAWDGPPVWLHGDLHPANVVVSDGTLAGVVDFGDLCAGDPAWDLAAAWVLLPSGTAARFFAAYARADEATIRRARGLAAMKCLFLMLMGQNGDRGLPGGKPHWGPAGRAALDRVLRGV from the coding sequence ATGACCGACACCGAGATCGAGGTCACTCCCGACCTGGTCCGTGACCTGCTGCGAGAGCAGCATCCAGACCTCGCGGGGCTGGTCGTCCGCGAGGTGGCGGGCGGCTGGGGCAACCAGATGTGGCGTCTCGGGGACGAACTGGCCGTGCGCATGCAGCGCAGGGACCCCACCCCGGAGCCGCAGCTCAAGGAACGGCGATGGCTGCCGGTGCTCGCCCCGCACCTGCCGCTGCCGGTGCCGACCCCGGTGCGGTTCGGCGAACCGTCCGAGCGCTTCCCCAAGCACTGGACCGTGACGACCTGGGTTCACGGCGAACCACTGGACCTCGGCTCGATCAGCCGCGGCGCCCATGCGGCCGACACGCTGGCGGACTTCCTGCGCGCACTCCACGTGTCGGCGCCTGCCGAGGCGCCGACCGCCACGGACCGCGGCGCCCATCCCCGGGACTGCACGGGCGGCTTCGAGGACTTCCGCCAGGCCGTCGCCCTCGACGACCTCGCCGCCGACGTCCGGGCCGTCTGGGACGACGCCGTGGCGGCCCCGGCGTGGGACGGCCCGCCGGTGTGGCTGCACGGCGACCTTCATCCCGCGAACGTCGTCGTCTCGGACGGAACGCTCGCGGGCGTCGTGGACTTCGGCGATCTGTGCGCAGGCGATCCGGCGTGGGACCTCGCCGCCGCCTGGGTGCTGCTGCCCTCGGGCACGGCCGCGCGGTTCTTCGCCGCCTACGCGCGGGCCGACGAGGCGACGATCCGGCGTGCCCGTGGGCTGGCCGCCATGAAATGCCTCTTCCTGATGCTCATGGGGCAGAACGGAGATCGCGGTCTACCCGGTGGGAAGCCGCACTGGGGGCCTGCCGGCCGAGCAGCGCTCGATCGTGTCCTGCGCGGTGTGTGA
- the mnhG gene encoding monovalent cation/H(+) antiporter subunit G, producing MTSVLQVLGVSCMVLGGLVFAVGAFGLLRLPDFYSRLSGVSIAAGLGTALLLLGLLLHFPSVENALKLGLALLIQLATAAVGGNAMARAGYLVGTPTTPSTRYDDLAVDTVAARKSKRGGSRNGR from the coding sequence ATGACCTCGGTTCTGCAAGTGCTGGGCGTGAGCTGCATGGTCCTCGGCGGGCTCGTCTTCGCCGTAGGAGCCTTCGGACTACTGCGTCTTCCCGACTTCTACTCTCGGCTGAGCGGCGTGAGCATCGCCGCGGGACTGGGCACCGCTCTGCTGCTGCTCGGACTCCTGCTGCACTTCCCCAGCGTGGAGAACGCACTGAAACTCGGGCTCGCCCTCCTCATCCAGCTCGCCACCGCGGCCGTCGGCGGCAACGCGATGGCCAGGGCCGGATATCTCGTTGGGACTCCGACGACGCCGAGTACCCGGTACGACGACCTGGCGGTGGACACCGTCGCTGCTCGGAAGTCGAAGCGCGGCGGTTCCCGAAACGGTCGTTGA
- a CDS encoding monovalent cation/H+ antiporter complex subunit F, whose protein sequence is MTFLDIGLGAVVLAMIIATYRILRGPSSADRAAGADVVFFGFVGLVALLGLRLETDLVVDIVLAGTLVGFLAALSLARLITGGKR, encoded by the coding sequence GTGACCTTCCTCGACATCGGCCTGGGCGCGGTCGTCCTGGCCATGATCATCGCCACTTATCGCATCCTCCGCGGCCCGTCCAGCGCCGACCGGGCGGCAGGTGCCGACGTCGTCTTCTTCGGCTTCGTCGGTCTCGTCGCGCTTCTCGGTCTGCGGCTGGAGACCGACCTGGTCGTCGACATCGTCCTGGCCGGCACACTCGTCGGGTTCCTTGCCGCGCTCTCCCTGGCTCGCCTGATCACCGGAGGTAAACGATGA
- a CDS encoding Na+/H+ antiporter subunit E, translating into MTSHLRWLIRLFWFPFYYALEVVKSSTRVALDILTPGSRATPAFVEVRLRCTTDLEITMMANLISLTPGTVTVATRRRPATLWVHGMYVDDRDSFRDELYAMEDRLLAVTRRGGAPGRLPASGRTTSRRTT; encoded by the coding sequence ATGACCTCACACCTGCGGTGGTTGATCCGCCTGTTCTGGTTCCCCTTCTACTACGCGCTGGAGGTCGTCAAATCCTCGACCAGGGTCGCGCTCGACATCCTCACACCGGGCAGCCGGGCGACACCTGCCTTCGTCGAGGTGCGACTGCGGTGCACCACCGACCTGGAGATCACGATGATGGCCAATCTGATCTCCTTGACGCCGGGGACGGTGACGGTCGCGACCCGCAGGCGTCCGGCGACGCTCTGGGTGCACGGGATGTACGTCGACGACCGCGACTCCTTCCGGGATGAGCTGTACGCGATGGAGGATCGGCTCCTGGCGGTGACCCGCCGCGGCGGTGCGCCCGGACGCCTGCCCGCCTCCGGTCGAACGACGAGCAGGAGGACGACGTGA
- a CDS encoding monovalent cation/H+ antiporter subunit D family protein, giving the protein MNAALLPLVVMVPLISAALLAAVPGPRWLRGVLLLAPNLGALAAGVLLIQATADGSVYAHGIALWQDGIAIPFVVDVFSALMVTTTALLTVTCSAFAIATGEDRARFFGSLVLVLSAGVYGALLTGDLFNLFVFIEVMLLPSYGLLAMAGALRSLRGGRIYVTVNLLTSTIFLAGVALVYGVAGTVHLGELIGAARESPLVAAAMAVVLLALSIKAAVVPVHGWLARTYPATSPAVTALFSGLHTKVAIYAIYRLYALLFEGDATYLWIGLVAFTVTMAIGVLGAVGENTTRSILVFHMISQIGYILLGVALFTPLGLMAGIFYLIHHMIVKASLFLSTGAIENAYGTSRLDRLGGIARREPILALVFMGAALSLAGLPPFSGFVAKLTLVSATFEAGQWIVAAVAVAVSLITLMSMLKIWGGPFWGTEPDSDGRSDREVRSGSAPGGVSAPARPTVQPKVRPAVLFPALVLTTATLCIGLGAEVLLDLSAQAASGLLDPAAYLEAVTNR; this is encoded by the coding sequence ATGAACGCCGCGCTGCTGCCGCTCGTCGTGATGGTGCCGCTGATCAGCGCCGCCCTGCTCGCCGCCGTTCCCGGACCTCGATGGCTGCGCGGGGTGCTGCTGCTCGCGCCCAACCTCGGTGCGCTGGCGGCCGGTGTCCTGCTGATCCAGGCCACCGCCGACGGCTCGGTCTACGCGCACGGCATCGCGCTCTGGCAGGACGGGATCGCGATCCCGTTCGTCGTCGACGTGTTCAGCGCTCTGATGGTGACGACCACCGCGCTGCTCACCGTGACGTGCTCCGCGTTCGCCATCGCCACCGGTGAGGACCGCGCCCGGTTCTTCGGATCGCTCGTTCTGGTGCTGTCGGCGGGGGTGTACGGGGCGCTGCTCACCGGTGACCTGTTCAACCTGTTCGTCTTCATCGAGGTCATGCTGCTGCCGTCCTACGGGCTGCTGGCGATGGCGGGGGCGCTGCGCAGCCTGCGTGGCGGACGGATCTACGTCACGGTCAACCTGCTCACCTCCACGATCTTCCTGGCAGGCGTCGCCCTGGTATACGGCGTGGCGGGGACGGTGCACCTGGGCGAACTGATCGGGGCGGCTCGAGAGTCGCCGCTGGTGGCGGCGGCGATGGCGGTCGTCCTGCTCGCCCTGTCGATCAAGGCGGCGGTGGTGCCGGTGCACGGCTGGCTGGCCCGCACCTATCCGGCGACCTCACCCGCGGTGACCGCCTTGTTCTCCGGTCTGCACACCAAGGTCGCGATCTACGCGATCTACCGGCTGTACGCCCTGCTCTTCGAAGGCGACGCCACCTACCTGTGGATCGGCCTGGTCGCCTTCACCGTGACCATGGCCATCGGGGTCCTGGGCGCGGTCGGCGAGAACACCACCCGCTCCATCCTGGTGTTCCACATGATCAGCCAGATCGGATACATCCTGCTCGGGGTCGCGTTGTTCACGCCCCTGGGACTGATGGCCGGGATCTTCTATCTGATCCACCACATGATCGTGAAGGCCTCGCTCTTCCTGTCCACCGGGGCGATCGAGAACGCCTACGGCACGAGCAGGCTGGACCGGCTCGGTGGCATCGCCCGCCGCGAACCGATACTGGCCCTGGTCTTCATGGGCGCCGCGCTGTCCCTCGCGGGACTGCCCCCGTTCTCCGGCTTCGTCGCCAAGCTCACGCTGGTCAGCGCGACCTTCGAGGCAGGGCAGTGGATCGTCGCCGCCGTCGCGGTGGCGGTCAGCCTGATCACCCTGATGTCCATGCTCAAGATCTGGGGCGGCCCCTTCTGGGGCACGGAGCCCGACTCGGACGGCCGGTCGGATCGAGAAGTCCGAAGCGGCTCCGCACCAGGAGGGGTGTCGGCGCCGGCTCGACCGACGGTCCAGCCGAAGGTGCGGCCCGCCGTGCTGTTCCCGGCGCTGGTGCTGACCACCGCCACGCTCTGCATCGGGCTGGGCGCCGAGGTCCTGCTCGATCTCAGTGCCCAGGCGGCGTCCGGCCTGCTGGACCCCGCTGCCTACCTCGAAGCGGTGACGAACCGATGA
- a CDS encoding sodium:proton antiporter, with protein MTLAITIGALVAGAVFLMLQRGMVRIVLGFVLLGHGVNLLLMSAGGTSRRDQPLLSFGSPENAADPLPQAFVLTAIVIAFSITIYMLTLAATGSDDDTEDAS; from the coding sequence ATGACGCTCGCCATCACGATCGGCGCCCTGGTCGCCGGGGCGGTCTTCCTGATGCTGCAGCGCGGCATGGTGCGCATCGTGCTGGGCTTCGTACTACTCGGGCACGGGGTGAACCTGTTGCTCATGTCGGCAGGCGGCACGTCTCGGCGTGACCAGCCGCTGCTGTCCTTCGGCTCCCCCGAGAACGCGGCGGATCCGCTGCCACAGGCCTTCGTGCTGACCGCGATCGTGATCGCCTTCTCGATCACGATCTACATGCTGACCCTCGCCGCCACCGGCAGCGACGACGACACCGAGGACGCCTCATGA
- a CDS encoding DUF4040 family protein codes for MLLAVLVIALALTTLSTPLLNRLLGRAAGWPIAAVFAALTVVVAAQGHHVLVEGGTLEFSRPWMPAIGVNLELRMDGLGWLFTMLVLAVGALIIAYSTRYFPPGRRGGFYFLMTAFATAMAGLVLADDLVLLFVFWELTTICSFYLIGLSGPSANRPAVRTFIVTALGGLALLTAVVLLIVRTGTSSLSAVLSDTSWMQDSGFATVIALLVMLAVFTKSAQFPFHYWLPDAMAASTPVSAYLHAATMVKAGVYVAMRFSAAFGEFGVWNIGLISVGLLTALIGAVFALQRHDLKELAAYSTVSQLGFLIMVIGIGTPAALIAAAVHTVAHALFKSALFMTVGVIDRQAGTRDIRRLSGLRSAMPVTAIVASLAALSMAGIPPFLGFVSKETLFDALLEAPGPAWVGPAVGVGAVIAAAFTFAYAFRFVVGVFGGPPNESSPREAGVWFLAAPAVAVVGGLVLGLGAPWLNPLADRVAVDAAPGSGHAYLSLWHGFNAALLMSAVAIGLGALLAWRSAAGEALAGRRFLPVSGTAVFEMLHRGVIALGVRVGDLTRGDSPARHMAMPIVLIGVLTAVVAAANLDFESFTAPTSRRLDWFLVVLVVAAVLAATITRSRLAGLVLVGVAGFTVALWFLFLGAFDVALTQVMVEILTVVVAVLVLRRLPRRFHRATRRRTVLTAAIAIGAGLSAGLAAYLMTGRRELSQAAEYFLSQVEEDTGGTNVVNTILVDYRAMDTMGELTVLGVAGLVIISVLNSSGLISGGGERQPKVPPSSAVWNADDNTVIVRTVARWLMPLLVLWSLYLLFRGHHEPGGGFIAGLVGGAGFALVYLTAASESAARIRLSSPGLIASGIVVAAGSGLLGYFDGSLLRPLHADIWMPWGDFHFTTALVFDVGVYLAVIGVLLTALNQLGPQQPRSAGVRSGPRGRGGSRRRRAATGRSSNGPATGGLR; via the coding sequence GTGTTGCTGGCCGTCCTGGTGATTGCGCTCGCTCTCACCACCCTGAGCACACCCCTGCTCAACCGCCTGCTCGGCCGTGCGGCAGGCTGGCCGATCGCGGCCGTCTTCGCGGCCTTGACAGTCGTCGTCGCAGCCCAGGGGCACCACGTCCTCGTCGAGGGCGGCACACTCGAGTTCTCCCGGCCCTGGATGCCCGCGATCGGGGTGAACCTCGAGCTGCGCATGGACGGCCTCGGCTGGCTGTTCACCATGCTGGTGCTCGCGGTGGGCGCGTTGATCATCGCCTACTCGACGCGGTACTTCCCGCCCGGCAGGCGGGGCGGCTTCTACTTCCTGATGACGGCGTTCGCGACGGCGATGGCCGGGCTGGTGCTGGCCGACGACCTGGTGCTGCTCTTCGTGTTCTGGGAGCTCACGACCATCTGCTCGTTCTATCTGATCGGGTTGTCGGGGCCGTCGGCGAATCGTCCCGCGGTGCGGACCTTCATCGTCACCGCGTTGGGCGGACTGGCGCTGCTGACGGCCGTCGTCCTGCTCATCGTGCGGACCGGGACCAGCAGCCTGAGCGCCGTCCTTTCGGACACGTCGTGGATGCAGGACAGCGGCTTCGCGACCGTGATCGCGTTGCTGGTGATGCTGGCGGTCTTCACCAAGTCGGCGCAGTTCCCGTTCCACTACTGGCTGCCGGACGCGATGGCGGCCAGCACCCCGGTGAGCGCCTACCTGCACGCCGCGACGATGGTCAAGGCCGGGGTCTACGTCGCCATGCGATTCTCGGCGGCGTTCGGGGAGTTCGGCGTCTGGAACATCGGACTCATCTCGGTCGGCCTGCTCACCGCGCTGATCGGCGCGGTCTTCGCGCTGCAGCGGCACGACCTCAAGGAGCTGGCGGCGTACTCGACCGTCAGTCAGCTCGGCTTCCTCATCATGGTGATCGGCATCGGCACTCCCGCGGCGCTGATCGCGGCGGCCGTGCACACCGTGGCACATGCCCTGTTCAAGTCGGCGCTGTTCATGACGGTCGGCGTCATCGACCGTCAAGCCGGTACCCGAGACATCCGAAGACTCAGCGGGCTGCGTTCCGCCATGCCCGTCACCGCGATCGTGGCGAGCCTGGCCGCCCTGTCGATGGCGGGGATACCGCCCTTCCTCGGCTTCGTGAGCAAGGAGACCCTGTTCGACGCGCTGCTGGAGGCACCGGGGCCTGCCTGGGTGGGTCCGGCGGTGGGCGTCGGAGCCGTGATCGCGGCGGCATTCACCTTCGCCTATGCGTTCCGATTCGTCGTCGGAGTGTTCGGCGGCCCGCCGAACGAGTCGTCGCCCCGGGAAGCCGGAGTCTGGTTCCTCGCCGCGCCCGCCGTGGCCGTCGTCGGCGGCCTCGTCCTCGGGCTGGGCGCTCCGTGGCTCAATCCACTGGCCGACCGAGTCGCGGTCGACGCCGCACCCGGAAGCGGGCACGCCTACCTGAGCCTGTGGCACGGCTTCAACGCGGCGCTGTTGATGTCGGCGGTCGCCATCGGGTTGGGCGCACTGCTCGCCTGGCGGTCGGCCGCCGGTGAAGCCCTGGCCGGCCGTCGGTTCCTCCCCGTCTCCGGCACCGCGGTCTTCGAGATGCTGCACCGAGGGGTGATCGCGTTGGGCGTCCGGGTGGGCGATCTCACCCGCGGCGACTCGCCGGCGCGACACATGGCGATGCCGATCGTGCTGATCGGTGTTCTCACCGCCGTCGTCGCCGCCGCGAACCTCGACTTCGAATCGTTCACCGCACCCACCTCGCGGAGGCTGGACTGGTTCCTGGTGGTGCTGGTGGTCGCCGCGGTCCTGGCCGCGACCATCACCCGCTCCCGGCTGGCGGGCCTGGTCCTGGTGGGCGTGGCCGGTTTCACGGTGGCGCTGTGGTTCCTGTTCCTCGGGGCGTTCGACGTCGCACTGACGCAGGTGATGGTGGAGATCCTCACCGTCGTCGTCGCGGTGCTCGTCCTGCGGCGGCTGCCCCGGCGATTCCATCGTGCGACCAGGCGAAGGACGGTGCTGACCGCCGCGATCGCGATCGGAGCCGGACTCAGCGCGGGCCTCGCCGCCTACCTGATGACGGGGCGCCGGGAGCTCTCACAGGCTGCGGAGTACTTCCTCTCCCAGGTCGAGGAGGACACCGGCGGAACCAACGTCGTCAACACGATCCTGGTCGACTATCGGGCGATGGACACGATGGGCGAGCTCACGGTCCTCGGCGTCGCGGGCCTGGTGATCATCTCGGTGCTCAACTCCAGCGGTCTGATCTCCGGCGGTGGGGAACGACAACCGAAGGTCCCCCCGAGCAGCGCGGTCTGGAACGCCGACGACAACACCGTCATCGTCCGCACCGTGGCGCGGTGGCTGATGCCGCTGCTGGTGCTCTGGTCCCTCTATCTGCTCTTCCGCGGGCATCACGAACCCGGCGGCGGCTTCATCGCCGGGCTGGTGGGAGGCGCGGGCTTCGCCCTGGTCTATCTGACGGCCGCGAGTGAATCGGCCGCCAGGATCCGTCTCTCGTCGCCGGGGCTCATCGCATCCGGGATCGTCGTGGCGGCGGGCTCCGGGCTGTTGGGCTACTTCGACGGCTCTCTCCTACGGCCGCTGCATGCCGACATCTGGATGCCCTGGGGCGACTTCCACTTCACCACCGCCCTGGTGTTCGACGTCGGCGTCTATCTCGCGGTCATCGGCGTGCTGCTCACGGCGCTGAACCAACTGGGACCGCAGCAGCCGCGGTCGGCGGGGGTCCGCTCCGGCCCTCGGGGTCGCGGTGGTTCCCGAAGACGGCGCGCCGCGACAGGTCGGTCGTCGAACGGTCCCGCGACTGGAGGTCTCCGATGA